The following are from one region of the Hyphomicrobiales bacterium genome:
- a CDS encoding hypothetical protein (Evidence 5 : Unknown function): MRDIVQPHPDLPGDQIIRCVPDAPAQARAEEIIHAWNAYRDAKHEQKAALGWDEADRAYDAALDQLEVAACALVDLLSPNIEAIRRKAETLAVIADWDLLAAEAKEASLGFDLRMAVSIARDIAGFFGLLETSTDVADATQIA; the protein is encoded by the coding sequence ATGCGGGACATTGTGCAGCCACACCCGGATCTCCCCGGTGATCAAATCATCCGTTGTGTGCCGGATGCGCCTGCGCAAGCTCGTGCAGAGGAGATCATCCACGCATGGAACGCGTATCGTGATGCGAAGCACGAGCAAAAAGCGGCGCTTGGCTGGGATGAGGCAGATAGGGCCTACGATGCCGCACTCGATCAATTGGAGGTCGCGGCCTGCGCCCTTGTTGACCTTCTGTCTCCCAACATAGAGGCGATCAGAAGGAAGGCGGAAACGCTCGCTGTGATCGCCGATTGGGATCTCTTGGCGGCCGAAGCGAAGGAAGCTTCACTGGGGTTCGATCTCAGGATGGCCGTATCGATTGCCCGCGATATAGCAGGCTTCTTCGGGCTACTCGAAACCTCCACCGACGTCGCCGACGCGACGCAGATTGCATGA